A genome region from Dolichospermum compactum NIES-806 includes the following:
- a CDS encoding aldehyde oxygenase (deformylating), which translates to MQQLVDQIEKIDFQSEIYKDAYSRINAIVIEGEQEAHENYITLAQLLPAQEKELIVLSKMESRHKKGFEACGRNLKVNPDLEFAKKFFLGLHDNFQAAAKEGKVVTCLLIQSLIIECFAIAAYNIYIPVADDFARKITEGVVKEEYSHLNFGEVWLQENFTKETKAELEEANRQNLPLVWKMLNQVADDAKVLAMEKDALVEDFMIQYGEALSNIGFTTRDIMRLSAYGLVAA; encoded by the coding sequence ATGCAGCAACTTGTAGACCAAATTGAAAAAATTGATTTTCAAAGTGAAATATATAAAGATGCTTATAGCCGCATCAATGCAATTGTAATTGAAGGAGAACAAGAAGCCCACGAAAATTACATTACATTAGCTCAACTACTGCCGGCACAGGAAAAGGAACTAATTGTCCTCTCGAAAATGGAAAGTCGCCACAAAAAAGGATTTGAAGCCTGTGGACGGAACTTAAAAGTGAATCCAGATTTAGAATTTGCGAAAAAGTTTTTCTTGGGACTACACGACAACTTCCAAGCCGCAGCTAAAGAAGGTAAAGTCGTGACCTGCCTTTTGATTCAATCATTAATTATCGAATGTTTTGCGATCGCCGCCTACAATATCTATATTCCAGTCGCTGATGATTTTGCTCGTAAAATCACAGAAGGCGTAGTAAAAGAAGAATACAGCCATCTCAACTTTGGTGAAGTGTGGTTGCAAGAAAACTTTACAAAAGAAACCAAAGCTGAGTTAGAAGAAGCAAACCGCCAAAACCTGCCCCTGGTATGGAAAATGCTCAATCAAGTGGCAGATGATGCCAAGGTCTTAGCAATGGAAAAAGACGCTTTAGTGGAAGATTTTATGATTCAATATGGTGAAGCCTTAAGTAACATTGGCTTCACTACCCGTGATATCATGCGTCTTTCTGCCTACGGACTTGTAGCCGCTTAA
- a CDS encoding XisH family protein, with the protein MSARDLFHQAVRTALEKEGWIITDDPLEVELEEITFRIDLGAERLIAAEKGEQKIAVEIKSFASNSAVSEFYTALGQFLNYQTMLEEIESERELYLAVPKDAYISFFQTRFAKITVKKYQVKIIVYNPDQEVIIQWQT; encoded by the coding sequence ATGTCAGCAAGAGATTTATTTCATCAAGCAGTTAGAACCGCATTAGAAAAAGAAGGATGGATAATTACAGATGATCCCTTAGAGGTAGAATTAGAGGAGATAACCTTTAGAATTGATTTGGGTGCAGAAAGATTAATAGCCGCAGAAAAAGGAGAACAAAAAATTGCTGTAGAAATCAAAAGTTTTGCTAGTAACTCGGCAGTCAGTGAATTCTATACAGCATTAGGACAATTTCTTAATTATCAAACTATGTTAGAAGAAATTGAGTCAGAGAGAGAATTATATTTAGCCGTTCCCAAAGATGCTTATATTTCTTTTTTTCAAACTCGATTTGCTAAAATTACTGTAAAAAAATATCAAGTTAAAATCATAGTATATAATCCAGATCAGGAGGTAATCATACAATGGCAAACATAG
- a CDS encoding XisI protein has translation MANIEHYRQCIQTIIKEHGKFKPKYDEIDNELIFDTIHDHYQLMRVGWDDLRRVYHSVIHFDIKDNKIWIQQNMTESDLAQELVNMGIGKEDIVFGLQPPYKRPYTGYGVA, from the coding sequence ATGGCAAACATAGAACATTATCGTCAGTGTATTCAAACCATCATCAAAGAACATGGTAAATTTAAGCCCAAATACGACGAAATAGATAATGAACTGATTTTTGATACTATTCATGATCATTATCAACTTATGCGTGTTGGTTGGGATGATTTAAGAAGAGTTTATCATAGTGTCATTCATTTCGATATTAAAGATAACAAAATCTGGATTCAACAAAATATGACAGAATCAGATTTAGCTCAAGAACTTGTAAATATGGGAATAGGAAAAGAAGATATTGTTTTTGGTTTACAACCACCCTATAAACGTCCTTATACCGGTTATGGTGTAGCTTGA
- a CDS encoding pentapeptide repeat-containing protein translates to MTIITTIFSLVTVPVYAANLAHIQQLLKTKKCVKCDLSGAELLGVNLSEVELLGANLSKANLSLSKLSGANLSGSKLSEANLSEGKLSRANLSAADLSGANLQGAMMPDGTIHP, encoded by the coding sequence TTGACTATTATTACAACTATTTTTAGTTTAGTCACCGTACCTGTATATGCTGCAAATCTTGCACATATTCAGCAGCTATTGAAGACAAAAAAGTGTGTTAAATGTGACTTGTCAGGAGCCGAATTGCTGGGGGTTAACCTATCAGAAGTCGAATTGTTAGGAGCCAACCTGTCAAAAGCTAATCTTTCACTAAGCAAATTATCAGGAGCTAACCTATCAGGAAGTAAACTCTCAGAAGCTAATTTGTCAGAAGGAAAACTCTCAAGAGCAAACCTATCAGCAGCAGACCTATCAGGAGCAAACCTTCAAGGGGCAATGATGCCTGATGGCACAATTCATCCTTAA
- a CDS encoding iron-containing alcohol dehydrogenase, producing MENFVFYNPVKILFGKGQIANIGSEIPADAKILITYGGGSIKANGVYDQVKSVLAGRNVFEFGGIEPNPHFETLMQAVELIRKEGIDFLLAVGGGSVADGTKFIAAAVPFVGDPWDILAKHASVTSALPMGVVLTLPATGSEMNTNSVVTKWETKEKLFFASPLVFPKFSVLDPETTFSLPPRQISNGIVDAFTHVMEQYLTYPVNAPLQDRMAESILQTLISEGPKTLANPTDYDARANLVWSATMALNGLIAAGVPQDWTTHMIGHELTALHGMDHAQTLAVVLPGTLTIRRDRKWQKLLQYADRVWQIVGGSEEERVNAAITKTRDFFESVGVRTHLSDYGVGVETIPAVIKNLEKHGMTALGEHQDVNPQVVEQILALCA from the coding sequence ATGGAAAATTTTGTTTTTTACAACCCAGTTAAAATCCTGTTTGGTAAGGGTCAAATCGCTAATATTGGTTCAGAAATACCGGCAGATGCAAAAATTCTGATTACCTACGGTGGTGGTAGTATTAAAGCTAATGGGGTTTATGATCAAGTAAAATCGGTATTGGCTGGTAGAAATGTATTTGAGTTCGGCGGTATTGAACCTAATCCTCATTTTGAAACTTTGATGCAAGCGGTTGAGTTAATCCGCAAAGAAGGGATTGATTTTCTGTTGGCTGTGGGTGGTGGTTCTGTTGCGGACGGGACTAAGTTTATAGCGGCTGCTGTTCCTTTTGTGGGCGACCCTTGGGATATTTTAGCAAAGCACGCATCAGTAACTTCGGCTTTACCAATGGGGGTGGTTTTGACTTTGCCTGCGACTGGTTCAGAAATGAATACAAATTCAGTTGTGACTAAGTGGGAAACTAAAGAAAAGTTATTTTTCGCTAGTCCCTTGGTGTTTCCGAAATTTTCGGTTCTTGACCCAGAAACAACTTTCTCCCTGCCTCCTCGGCAAATTAGCAATGGTATTGTTGATGCTTTTACTCATGTGATGGAGCAGTATTTGACCTATCCGGTGAATGCACCATTACAAGACCGCATGGCTGAATCAATTTTACAAACTTTGATTTCCGAAGGACCAAAAACTTTAGCTAATCCTACAGATTATGATGCGCGAGCAAATTTGGTTTGGTCGGCAACAATGGCGTTAAATGGGTTAATTGCGGCTGGTGTTCCTCAAGACTGGACCACACACATGATAGGCCATGAGTTGACAGCGTTGCATGGTATGGATCATGCTCAAACTTTGGCGGTTGTGTTACCTGGAACTTTGACGATTAGACGCGATCGCAAGTGGCAAAAACTTCTACAATATGCAGATAGGGTTTGGCAAATTGTCGGTGGTTCGGAAGAGGAACGGGTAAATGCTGCAATTACTAAAACTCGTGATTTCTTTGAATCAGTTGGTGTTCGCACTCATTTGTCTGATTATGGTGTGGGAGTAGAAACCATTCCCGCAGTTATCAAAAACTTAGAGAAACATGGAATGACGGCTTTGGGAGAACATCAAGATGTTAACCCGCAAGTTGTTGAACAGATTTTAGCTCTTTGTGCTTAA
- a CDS encoding AI-2E family transporter — MQPVKNLPNSPKWLNIGLAFPVILLNGWLLIQFINYFQPLVSVISVAILLAFVLDYPIQLLQKRGVPRILAVVVVLLLSIIILGAVGVILLPLILEQLNELANLLPYWIESATQQIEALQNWASTQQLPVNLSGLAGEILGKISSQLQSFTGKILGFAFDTIGNLFNLLITIVLTIYLVLNGESLWNGIYLWFPPQTAKKVRKLLREDFNNYFIGQATLGAILAVSITLAFVVLRVPLSLLFGIAIGLFSLFPFGTGIGIGIVSLLITLKDFGLGLEVAAIGVAIDQINSNIIAPRILGNLTGLNPVWVVISLLIGAKLGGILGLLVAIPLASFIKDMADTWRNGEFNKTAVDSEYIQEL; from the coding sequence ATGCAGCCAGTAAAAAATTTACCAAATTCACCTAAATGGTTAAACATAGGATTAGCCTTTCCTGTGATTCTTTTAAATGGATGGTTACTAATTCAATTCATTAACTATTTTCAGCCTTTAGTTAGTGTAATTTCCGTTGCTATTCTTCTGGCTTTTGTGCTAGATTATCCCATTCAACTTCTTCAAAAACGTGGAGTACCTCGAATTTTAGCAGTTGTCGTCGTATTACTGTTATCTATTATTATTTTGGGTGCTGTAGGTGTGATTCTACTACCACTTATTCTCGAACAATTGAATGAGTTAGCTAATCTTCTTCCCTATTGGATAGAATCGGCAACTCAACAAATAGAAGCTTTGCAAAATTGGGCATCCACCCAGCAATTACCAGTAAATTTAAGTGGATTGGCTGGGGAAATTTTAGGAAAAATATCTAGTCAATTGCAATCTTTCACTGGCAAGATTTTAGGTTTTGCTTTCGATACTATTGGTAATTTATTTAATTTATTAATCACTATAGTTTTGACTATTTATTTAGTATTGAATGGTGAAAGTTTATGGAATGGTATTTATCTTTGGTTTCCGCCACAAACAGCGAAAAAGGTACGGAAATTGCTGCGGGAAGATTTTAATAATTATTTCATTGGTCAAGCTACTTTAGGGGCTATTTTGGCTGTATCTATAACATTGGCTTTTGTCGTTTTACGAGTGCCTTTATCACTACTTTTTGGGATAGCAATTGGCTTGTTTTCGCTATTTCCTTTTGGTACTGGTATTGGTATTGGTATTGTGAGTTTATTAATAACTTTAAAAGACTTTGGTTTAGGGTTAGAGGTTGCGGCTATAGGTGTGGCTATTGATCAAATTAATTCTAATATTATTGCTCCACGTATTTTAGGAAATTTAACTGGTTTAAATCCTGTATGGGTGGTAATTTCTTTATTGATAGGAGCAAAGTTAGGCGGTATCTTGGGTTTATTGGTTGCTATTCCTCTTGCTAGTTTTATTAAAGATATGGCGGATACTTGGCGTAATGGTGAATTTAATAAAACTGCTGTTGATAGTGAATATATACAAGAATTATGA
- a CDS encoding NUDIX hydrolase — MNSQLAYVAVTILCQENKFLMQLRDNIPNIIAPGCWALFGGHLEPGETPEIAVQREVMEEIGYQLTDFTKFGIYSDEKAVRHVFQAPLLVPVNQLVLSEGWDLDLLTAEDIDKGEYYSEKAGQIRPLAALPRKIMLDFIKTL; from the coding sequence ATGAATAGTCAATTAGCTTATGTAGCTGTTACCATTCTTTGTCAAGAAAATAAGTTTTTAATGCAATTACGGGATAATATTCCTAATATTATTGCTCCTGGTTGTTGGGCTTTATTCGGTGGACATCTAGAACCGGGGGAAACTCCAGAAATAGCCGTTCAGCGAGAGGTTATGGAAGAAATTGGTTATCAGTTAACTGATTTTACAAAATTTGGAATTTATAGCGATGAAAAAGCTGTGCGTCATGTATTTCAAGCACCATTGTTAGTCCCAGTCAATCAACTTGTACTTTCAGAAGGGTGGGATTTAGACTTATTAACAGCAGAAGATATTGACAAGGGTGAATATTATTCTGAAAAAGCCGGACAAATCAGACCTTTAGCAGCTTTACCTCGAAAAATTATGCTGGATTTCATCAAAACTCTATAG